The Girardinichthys multiradiatus isolate DD_20200921_A chromosome 24, DD_fGirMul_XY1, whole genome shotgun sequence genome has a window encoding:
- the arl13b gene encoding ADP-ribosylation factor-like protein 13B isoform X2 — MFSLMANCCSWLKRWREPARKVTLVMVGLDNAGKTAAVRGIQGENPQDVAPTVGFSKVDLKQGKFEVTIFDLGGGKRIRDIWKNYFSESYGVVFVVDSSDVQRIQETRETMAQVLQHPRIAGKPVLVLANKQDLEGALAEADIIENLSLEKLVNENKCLCQIEPCSAILGCGKKVDKSIKKGLNWLLSNIAKDYEAIAERVQKDTAEQRALEEQDKKERAERVRRIREERERLEREEAEREGRPVQEEEADDENIQSPFQPIGNLISKNEEPETDRKEQIELQEDRSSGPKEGLEHEEEEYEEDNAGGPNDTRPTAENTTSCEQSKKKTSKLHLKRKHRVDPLRTDDGPAESPTPPPPPVGWATPKVSRLPKLEPLGDSGHSEFYKKPLPPLANRPRPNGDSQDVIS, encoded by the exons ATGTTTAGTTTGATGGCGAACTGCTGCAGCTGGCTGAAACGTTGGCGAGAGCCTGCCAG GAAAGTGACCCTGGTCATGGTGGGCCTGGATAATGCGGGGAAGACGGCGGCAGTGCGAGGAATCCAGGGAG AAAATCCGCAGGATGTGGCTCCCACTGTGGGCTTCTCCAAGGTGGACCTGAAGCAGGGAAAGTTTGAGGTCACCATCTTCGACCTGGGCGGAGGAAAGAGGATCCGCGACATCTGGAAGAACTACTTCTCGGAGTCTTACGGTGTGGTGTTCGTGGTGGACTCCAGCGACGTGCAGCGGATCCAGGAGACGCGGGAGACCATGGCCCAGGTCCTGCAGCACCCGCGCATCGCTGGGAAACCCGTGCTAGT ACTTGCCAACAAACAAGATCTGGAGGGAGCACTAGCTGAAGCAGACATCATTGAGAACCTGTCGTTAGAGAAGCTTGTTAATGAAAACAAGTGTCTCTGTCAGATC GAACCTTGCTCTGCCATTTTAGGATGTGGAAAAAAGGTGGACAAGTCCATCAAGAAGGGCCTTAACTGGCTTCTCAGCAACATTGCCAAAGACTACGAGGCCATTGCTGAGCGTGTGCAGAAGGACACGGCGGAGCAGCGCGCTCTGGAGGAACAGGACAAGAAGGAGAGGGCAGAAAGAGTACGGCGGATAAGAGAGGAGAG AGAACGGCTGGAGCGCGAGGAGGCCGAGCGAGAAGGAAGGCCCGTCCAAGAGGAGGAAGCTGATGATGAGAACATACAAAGCCCCTTCCAACCCATAGGAAATTTGATCTCCAAG AACGAAGAACCAGAAACAGACAGGAAAGAGCAAATAGAATTACAAGAAGACAGGAGTAGCGGTCCGAAGGAGGGCTTGGAGCATGAGGAAGAGGAGTATGAGGAGGACAACGCTGGAGGACCAAATGACACAAGACCAACGGCAGAAAACACAACTTCAT GCGAGCAGAGCAAGAAGAAGACGAGCAAGCTGCATCTGAAGAGGAAACACAGGGTGGACCCGCTGAGGACAGATGATGGACCAGCAGAGAGCCCCACGCCTCCACCTCCACCTG TGGGATGGGCCACACCCAAAGTCTCTAGACTGCCCAAACTAGAGCCGCTCGGGGACTCGGGACATTCTG AGTTTTACAAGAAACCCCTCCCGCCGCTAGCGAACAGGCCACGACCTAACGGTGACTCTCAAGATGTCATCTCTTAA
- the arl13b gene encoding ADP-ribosylation factor-like protein 13B isoform X4: protein MKASWLQRTVGWIVRLMSFRRKCQRKVTLVMVGLDNAGKTAAVRGIQGENPQDVAPTVGFSKVDLKQGKFEVTIFDLGGGKRIRDIWKNYFSESYGVVFVVDSSDVQRIQETRETMAQVLQHPRIAGKPVLVLANKQDLEGALAEADIIENLSLEKLVNENKCLCQIEPCSAILGCGKKVDKSIKKGLNWLLSNIAKDYEAIAERVQKDTAEQRALEEQDKKERAERVRRIREERERLEREEAEREGRPVQEEEADDENIQSPFQPIGNLISKNEEPETDRKEQIELQEDRSSGPKEGLEHEEEEYEEDNAGGPNDTRPTAENTTSCEQSKKKTSKLHLKRKHRVDPLRTDDGPAESPTPPPPPANGV from the exons ATGAAGGCCAGCTGGCTGCAGAGGACTGTTGGATGGATAGTGCGTTTGATGTCTTTTAGGCGCAAATGTCAAAG GAAAGTGACCCTGGTCATGGTGGGCCTGGATAATGCGGGGAAGACGGCGGCAGTGCGAGGAATCCAGGGAG AAAATCCGCAGGATGTGGCTCCCACTGTGGGCTTCTCCAAGGTGGACCTGAAGCAGGGAAAGTTTGAGGTCACCATCTTCGACCTGGGCGGAGGAAAGAGGATCCGCGACATCTGGAAGAACTACTTCTCGGAGTCTTACGGTGTGGTGTTCGTGGTGGACTCCAGCGACGTGCAGCGGATCCAGGAGACGCGGGAGACCATGGCCCAGGTCCTGCAGCACCCGCGCATCGCTGGGAAACCCGTGCTAGT ACTTGCCAACAAACAAGATCTGGAGGGAGCACTAGCTGAAGCAGACATCATTGAGAACCTGTCGTTAGAGAAGCTTGTTAATGAAAACAAGTGTCTCTGTCAGATC GAACCTTGCTCTGCCATTTTAGGATGTGGAAAAAAGGTGGACAAGTCCATCAAGAAGGGCCTTAACTGGCTTCTCAGCAACATTGCCAAAGACTACGAGGCCATTGCTGAGCGTGTGCAGAAGGACACGGCGGAGCAGCGCGCTCTGGAGGAACAGGACAAGAAGGAGAGGGCAGAAAGAGTACGGCGGATAAGAGAGGAGAG AGAACGGCTGGAGCGCGAGGAGGCCGAGCGAGAAGGAAGGCCCGTCCAAGAGGAGGAAGCTGATGATGAGAACATACAAAGCCCCTTCCAACCCATAGGAAATTTGATCTCCAAG AACGAAGAACCAGAAACAGACAGGAAAGAGCAAATAGAATTACAAGAAGACAGGAGTAGCGGTCCGAAGGAGGGCTTGGAGCATGAGGAAGAGGAGTATGAGGAGGACAACGCTGGAGGACCAAATGACACAAGACCAACGGCAGAAAACACAACTTCAT GCGAGCAGAGCAAGAAGAAGACGAGCAAGCTGCATCTGAAGAGGAAACACAGGGTGGACCCGCTGAGGACAGATGATGGACCAGCAGAGAGCCCCACGCCTCCACCTCCACCTG CAAACGGTGTGTAG
- the arl13b gene encoding ADP-ribosylation factor-like protein 13B isoform X3: MKASWLQRTVGWIVRLMSFRRKCQRKVTLVMVGLDNAGKTAAVRGIQGENPQDVAPTVGFSKVDLKQGKFEVTIFDLGGGKRIRDIWKNYFSESYGVVFVVDSSDVQRIQETRETMAQVLQHPRIAGKPVLVLANKQDLEGALAEADIIENLSLEKLVNENKCLCQIEPCSAILGCGKKVDKSIKKGLNWLLSNIAKDYEAIAERVQKDTAEQRALEEQDKKERAERVRRIREERERLEREEAEREGRPVQEEEADDENIQSPFQPIGNLISKNEEPETDRKEQIELQEDRSSGPKEGLEHEEEEYEEDNAGGPNDTRPTAENTTSCEQSKKKTSKLHLKRKHRVDPLRTDDGPAESPTPPPPPEFYKKPLPPLANRPRPNGDSQDVIS; encoded by the exons ATGAAGGCCAGCTGGCTGCAGAGGACTGTTGGATGGATAGTGCGTTTGATGTCTTTTAGGCGCAAATGTCAAAG GAAAGTGACCCTGGTCATGGTGGGCCTGGATAATGCGGGGAAGACGGCGGCAGTGCGAGGAATCCAGGGAG AAAATCCGCAGGATGTGGCTCCCACTGTGGGCTTCTCCAAGGTGGACCTGAAGCAGGGAAAGTTTGAGGTCACCATCTTCGACCTGGGCGGAGGAAAGAGGATCCGCGACATCTGGAAGAACTACTTCTCGGAGTCTTACGGTGTGGTGTTCGTGGTGGACTCCAGCGACGTGCAGCGGATCCAGGAGACGCGGGAGACCATGGCCCAGGTCCTGCAGCACCCGCGCATCGCTGGGAAACCCGTGCTAGT ACTTGCCAACAAACAAGATCTGGAGGGAGCACTAGCTGAAGCAGACATCATTGAGAACCTGTCGTTAGAGAAGCTTGTTAATGAAAACAAGTGTCTCTGTCAGATC GAACCTTGCTCTGCCATTTTAGGATGTGGAAAAAAGGTGGACAAGTCCATCAAGAAGGGCCTTAACTGGCTTCTCAGCAACATTGCCAAAGACTACGAGGCCATTGCTGAGCGTGTGCAGAAGGACACGGCGGAGCAGCGCGCTCTGGAGGAACAGGACAAGAAGGAGAGGGCAGAAAGAGTACGGCGGATAAGAGAGGAGAG AGAACGGCTGGAGCGCGAGGAGGCCGAGCGAGAAGGAAGGCCCGTCCAAGAGGAGGAAGCTGATGATGAGAACATACAAAGCCCCTTCCAACCCATAGGAAATTTGATCTCCAAG AACGAAGAACCAGAAACAGACAGGAAAGAGCAAATAGAATTACAAGAAGACAGGAGTAGCGGTCCGAAGGAGGGCTTGGAGCATGAGGAAGAGGAGTATGAGGAGGACAACGCTGGAGGACCAAATGACACAAGACCAACGGCAGAAAACACAACTTCAT GCGAGCAGAGCAAGAAGAAGACGAGCAAGCTGCATCTGAAGAGGAAACACAGGGTGGACCCGCTGAGGACAGATGATGGACCAGCAGAGAGCCCCACGCCTCCACCTCCACCTG AGTTTTACAAGAAACCCCTCCCGCCGCTAGCGAACAGGCCACGACCTAACGGTGACTCTCAAGATGTCATCTCTTAA
- the arl13b gene encoding ADP-ribosylation factor-like protein 13B isoform X1 → MKASWLQRTVGWIVRLMSFRRKCQRKVTLVMVGLDNAGKTAAVRGIQGENPQDVAPTVGFSKVDLKQGKFEVTIFDLGGGKRIRDIWKNYFSESYGVVFVVDSSDVQRIQETRETMAQVLQHPRIAGKPVLVLANKQDLEGALAEADIIENLSLEKLVNENKCLCQIEPCSAILGCGKKVDKSIKKGLNWLLSNIAKDYEAIAERVQKDTAEQRALEEQDKKERAERVRRIREERERLEREEAEREGRPVQEEEADDENIQSPFQPIGNLISKNEEPETDRKEQIELQEDRSSGPKEGLEHEEEEYEEDNAGGPNDTRPTAENTTSCEQSKKKTSKLHLKRKHRVDPLRTDDGPAESPTPPPPPVGWATPKVSRLPKLEPLGDSGHSEFYKKPLPPLANRPRPNGDSQDVIS, encoded by the exons ATGAAGGCCAGCTGGCTGCAGAGGACTGTTGGATGGATAGTGCGTTTGATGTCTTTTAGGCGCAAATGTCAAAG GAAAGTGACCCTGGTCATGGTGGGCCTGGATAATGCGGGGAAGACGGCGGCAGTGCGAGGAATCCAGGGAG AAAATCCGCAGGATGTGGCTCCCACTGTGGGCTTCTCCAAGGTGGACCTGAAGCAGGGAAAGTTTGAGGTCACCATCTTCGACCTGGGCGGAGGAAAGAGGATCCGCGACATCTGGAAGAACTACTTCTCGGAGTCTTACGGTGTGGTGTTCGTGGTGGACTCCAGCGACGTGCAGCGGATCCAGGAGACGCGGGAGACCATGGCCCAGGTCCTGCAGCACCCGCGCATCGCTGGGAAACCCGTGCTAGT ACTTGCCAACAAACAAGATCTGGAGGGAGCACTAGCTGAAGCAGACATCATTGAGAACCTGTCGTTAGAGAAGCTTGTTAATGAAAACAAGTGTCTCTGTCAGATC GAACCTTGCTCTGCCATTTTAGGATGTGGAAAAAAGGTGGACAAGTCCATCAAGAAGGGCCTTAACTGGCTTCTCAGCAACATTGCCAAAGACTACGAGGCCATTGCTGAGCGTGTGCAGAAGGACACGGCGGAGCAGCGCGCTCTGGAGGAACAGGACAAGAAGGAGAGGGCAGAAAGAGTACGGCGGATAAGAGAGGAGAG AGAACGGCTGGAGCGCGAGGAGGCCGAGCGAGAAGGAAGGCCCGTCCAAGAGGAGGAAGCTGATGATGAGAACATACAAAGCCCCTTCCAACCCATAGGAAATTTGATCTCCAAG AACGAAGAACCAGAAACAGACAGGAAAGAGCAAATAGAATTACAAGAAGACAGGAGTAGCGGTCCGAAGGAGGGCTTGGAGCATGAGGAAGAGGAGTATGAGGAGGACAACGCTGGAGGACCAAATGACACAAGACCAACGGCAGAAAACACAACTTCAT GCGAGCAGAGCAAGAAGAAGACGAGCAAGCTGCATCTGAAGAGGAAACACAGGGTGGACCCGCTGAGGACAGATGATGGACCAGCAGAGAGCCCCACGCCTCCACCTCCACCTG TGGGATGGGCCACACCCAAAGTCTCTAGACTGCCCAAACTAGAGCCGCTCGGGGACTCGGGACATTCTG AGTTTTACAAGAAACCCCTCCCGCCGCTAGCGAACAGGCCACGACCTAACGGTGACTCTCAAGATGTCATCTCTTAA